A genomic window from Labeo rohita strain BAU-BD-2019 chromosome 6, IGBB_LRoh.1.0, whole genome shotgun sequence includes:
- the cacng1a gene encoding calcium channel, voltage-dependent, gamma subunit 1a — protein MQKETKTKILFFVLMVGSLCMLTAVVTDHWAVLSPRVESVNSTCEAAHFGLWRLCKKHIYIEDEELIGKGCGPISLPGDINCSYFRHFTPGEDSEIFEVKTQREYNISAAAIAIFSLVFMILGTLCLLGSLRKGKDYLYKPAGMFFAFAGLCAIISVEVMRQSVKRMIESEETIWIEYYYSWSFACACTGFVLLLLSGIGLLLISMPQMPRNPWETCMDAEPEQI, from the exons ATGCAGAAGGAAACCAAGacaaaaatcttgttttttgtgCTTATGGTGGGCTCCTTGTGCATGTTAACAGCAGTGGTGACAGACCACTGGGCCGTGTTGAGTCCTCGAGTGGAGAGCGTAAACTCAACATGTGAAGCAGCCCACTTTGGCCTTTGGAGACTTTGTAAGAAACACATCTACATTGAGGATGAGGAATTGATTGGTAAAGGTTGTGGACCTATCAGCTTACCAGGGG atatCAACTGCTCTTACTTCAGACACTTCACACCAGGGGAAGATTCTGAGATCTTTGAAGTCAAAACTCAAAGAG AATACAACATCTCAGCAGCTGCCATAGCCATCTTCAGTCTTGTCTTCATGATTCTGGGCACATTGTGTTTGTTGGGATCCCTTAGAAAGGGAAAGGACTATCTGTACAAGCCTGCTGGCATGTTCTTTGCTTTTGCAG GTCTATGTGCCATCATCTCAGTAGAGGTAATGCGTCAGTCAGTCAAGAGGATGATAGAAAGTGAGGAGACTATCTGGATCGAGTATTACTATTCCTGGTCTTTTGCATGTGCGTGCACGGGTTTTGTCCTACTCCTCCTCAGTGGAATTGGTCTGCTGCTCATCTCCATGCCACAGATGCCTAGAAATCCCTGGGAAACCTGCATGGACGCTGAGCCTGAACAGATATAG
- the cacng4a gene encoding voltage-dependent calcium channel gamma-4 subunit, which produces MAWCDRGVQIVLMSLGAFAAISLMTVAIGTDYWLYSRAHICNTTSNATDETQTLQQPKKTRGDLTHSGLWRVCCVEGINNGSCYWINHFSVDDDYDADNSEYLLRLVRASSLFPILSTILLLLGGLCVGLGQIYSSRNNILLSAGILFVSAGLSNIIGIIVYISSNAGDPSDKKGEDKKSLYSYGWSFYSGVLSFIMAEAIGVLAVNIYIEKNKEVHFKHFEFIKTAPSPSSSPYASIPSYHYRQQRSQSYSQSREPSKNTSHATLSITSSTLPLGDISMYMVGREHPLKAGALASYNTDLEHPNFLQVHNRVSKDMKDSLNRRITPV; this is translated from the exons ATGGCTTGGTGTGATCGTGGAGTTCAGATTGTTTTGATGAGCCTGGGCGCATTTGCAGCGATCAGCCTGATGACTGTCGCGATCGGAACCGACTACTGGCTCTACTCTAGAGCACACATCTGTAACACAACCAGCAACGCAACAGATGAAACCCAAACCTTGCAGCAGCCAAAGAAAACACGAGGAGATCTCACGCATTCTGGACTCTGGAGGGTCTGCTGTGTCGAAG GGATCAACAATGGGAGCTGCTATTGGATCAATCATTTTTCTGTGGATGATGACTATGACGCAGACAACTCAGAGTATCTCCTCC GATTAGTGCGGGCATCCAGTCTTTTCCCCATCCTGAGTACCATCCTGCTTCTCTTGGGGGGACTTTGTGTTGGACTGGGCCAGATTTACAGTAGCAGAAATAACATTCTCCTGAGTGCAGGAATTCTATTTGTATCTGCAG GTCTTAGCAATATCATCGGCATCATTGTTTACATCTCCAGTAATGCCGGAGACCCTAGTGATAAGAAAGGAGAAGATAAGAAAAGCCTATACAGCTATGGATGGTCCTTCTACTCAGGTGTTCTCTCCTTCATCATGGCGGAGGCCATCGGTGTGTTGGCAGTCAACATCtacattgaaaaaaacaaagaggtTCATTTCAAACACTTTGAGTTTATTAAAACTGCCCCTTCCCCTTCATCCTCCCCCTATGCAAGCATTCCAAGTTACCATTACAGACAGCAACGATCCCAGTCCTATTCTCAGTCCAGAGAGCCATCTAAAAACACTTCCCACGCCACACTTAGCATCACCAGCTCCACGCTGCCTTTGGGGGACATTTCAATGTATATGGTAGGGAGAGAACATCCACTAAAGGCAGGTGCTCTGGCCTCCTATAACACTGATCTTGAACATCCCAACTTCCTACAAGTCCACAACCGCGTCTCTAAAGATATGAAGGACAGTCTAAATCGCAGGATCACTCCTGTGTAA
- the psmd12 gene encoding 26S proteasome non-ATPase regulatory subunit 12 → MSEDRAERSDGRIVKMEVDYSATVDQRLPECEKMAKDGRLQEAIESLLSLEKQTRTASDMVSTSRILVAIVQLCYEAKDWDALNENIMLLSKRRSQLKQAVAKMVQECYTYVDAVSDLSIKLRLIDTLRTVTAGKIYVEIERARLTKTLAHIKEQSGDVKEAASILQELQVETYGSMEKKEKVEFILEQMRLCIAVKDYIRTQIISKKINTKFFQEEGTEDLKLKYYNLMIQVDQHEGSYLSICKHYRAIYDTPCILEDASKWQQALKSVVLYVILAPYDNEQSDLVHRISIDKKLEEIPKYRDLLKQFTTMELMRWSSVVEDYGKELREGSMGTPDTDVFTCSEEGEKRWKDLKNRVVEHNIRIMAKYYTSITMGRMAALLDLSIDESEEFLSNLVVNKTIYAKVDRLAGIINFQRPKDPNDLLNDWSQKLNSLMSLVNKTTHLIAKEEMIHNLQ, encoded by the exons ATGTCTGAGGACAGAGCTGAACGATCAGATGGACGGATAGTGAAGATGGAGGTTGACTACAGTGCTACTGTAGATCAGCGTCTGCCTGAGTGTGAGAAAATGGCCAAA gatGGCAGACTACAGGAGGCCATTGAAAGTCTGCTGTCACTAGAAAAGCAAACAAGAACT GCTTCAGATATGGTGTCCACCTCCAGGATCTTGGTGGCCATAGTTCAGTTATGTTATGAAGCCAAAGACTGGGATGCCTTGAATGAAAACATCATGCTGCTCTCTAAGAGAAGAAGCCAGTTGAAGCAG GCTGTTGCAAAGATGGTACAGGAATGTTATACATATGTTGATGCTGTGAGtgacctgtcaatcaaactccggCTCATTGACACGCTACGCAccgtcactgctggaaag ATATATGTGGAGATCGAACGTGCTAGGCTGACCAAAACATTGGCCCATATCAAAGAGCAAAGCGGAGATGTGAAAGAGGCTGCATCCATTCTGCAAGAACTGCAG GTGGAGACATATGGATCAATGGAGAAAAAGGAGAAGGTGGAGTTCATTCTGGAGCAGATGAGGCTGTGCATTGCTGTCAAGGACTACATTCGAACACAGATCATTAGCAAAAAGATCAACACTAAATTCTTCCAGGAGGAGGGCACTGAG GATTTGAAGCTGAAATATTATAATCTGATGATTCAAGTTGATCAGCATGAGGGCTCCTACCTGTCCATATGTAAACATTACAGAGCCATATATGACACTCCCTGTATCCTGGAAGATGCCTCCAAATGGCAGCAG GCTCTGAAGAGTGTGGTGCTCTATGTGATTTTGGCACCTTATGACAATGAACAGTCTGATTTAGTTCATAGAATCAGCATTGACAAGAAACTGGAGGAAATACCCAAATACAG GGATCTCCTGAAACAATTTACCACCATGGAGCTGATGCGCTGGTCATCTGTAGTGGAGGATTATGGAAAGGAACTGAGGGAGGGTTCCATGGGAACTCCTGACACTGATGTCTTCACCTGCTCAGAAGAGGGAGAAAAGAGATGGAAAGATCTGAAAAACAGAGTGGTAGAACAT AACATCAGAATAATGGCTAAGTATTACACAAGCATCACGATGGGGAGAATGGCAGCACTGCTCGACCTCTCTATTGAT GAATCAGAAGAGTTCTTATCTAACCTGGTGGTCAATAAGACCATCTATGCAAAAGTAGACCGTCTCGCTGGAATCATTAATTTCCAACGGCCTAAGGACCCTAACGATCTTCTGAATGACTGGTCTCAAAAACTGAACTCTCTCATGTCTCTGGTCAACAAAACTACTCATCTCATTGCCAAGGAAGAGATGATCCACAACCTCCAGTAG